The proteins below come from a single Acidimicrobiia bacterium genomic window:
- a CDS encoding dihydrodipicolinate synthase family protein, with amino-acid sequence MNRRGTPSAFVISITPFDETGEIDWDATRAHFRRLRESGIGVYVGGGGSGEGHTLLPHEVDALLALAVDELLGSVPTRAMGVEPRTAKQMIEFGRRVKDTGLDAMQVYSLDMGHLGIPRPQELDRYFRDVLEQVEMPSVISTHFSVGYMVPVDLLCTLCDEYPSVIGVNCSIGQDFTYLVRLLDELPGHVEVHVGGPMHALSALAMGGTGFLSSEANLVPKLANSVVTHYGVGDYAAAADAYAKVVQVFTLLSSRVAVKALLKAFGLPGGEPRLPRMLLTSEDDAREAVAALRRIGIPELP; translated from the coding sequence ATGAACCGTCGCGGAACGCCGAGCGCGTTCGTCATCAGCATCACGCCGTTCGACGAGACCGGCGAGATCGACTGGGACGCGACCCGCGCCCACTTCCGGCGCCTGCGGGAGTCGGGGATCGGGGTCTACGTCGGTGGTGGTGGGAGCGGCGAGGGTCACACGCTCCTGCCGCACGAAGTCGATGCGCTCCTGGCGCTCGCGGTCGACGAGCTGCTCGGTTCGGTGCCGACACGCGCGATGGGCGTCGAGCCGCGCACCGCGAAACAGATGATCGAGTTCGGGAGGCGCGTGAAGGACACCGGACTCGACGCGATGCAGGTGTACAGCCTCGACATGGGCCACCTCGGCATCCCGCGCCCGCAGGAGCTCGACCGGTATTTCCGCGACGTGTTGGAGCAGGTCGAGATGCCGTCGGTGATCTCGACGCACTTCTCGGTCGGCTACATGGTCCCCGTCGACCTCCTGTGCACGCTCTGCGACGAGTACCCGTCGGTGATCGGCGTCAACTGCTCGATCGGCCAGGACTTCACGTATCTCGTGCGGCTGCTCGACGAACTTCCTGGGCACGTCGAGGTGCACGTTGGCGGGCCGATGCACGCGCTGTCGGCGTTGGCGATGGGCGGCACCGGCTTCCTCTCGTCGGAGGCGAACCTCGTCCCGAAGCTCGCGAACAGCGTGGTCACGCACTATGGCGTGGGCGATTACGCGGCCGCGGCCGACGCGTACGCAAAGGTCGTGCAGGTGTTCACGCTGTTGTCGTCGCGCGTCGCGGTGAAGGCGTTGCTGAAGGCGTTCGGGCTGCCCGGCGGCGAGCCCCGACTGCCGCGCATGCTGCTCACCAGCGAGGACGACGCGCGCGAGGCCGTCGCGGCACTGCGCAGGATCGGCATCCCCGAGCTACCGTGA
- a CDS encoding CocE/NonD family hydrolase: MDVAVERDVAVVVRDGTVLRANVYRPVSSGSYPAVIERTPYGKDAARPSSTIDGVRAAAAGLVVVVQDVRGQGRSDGGAFYMFRDEFDDGYDTVEWVAAQPFCNGRVGCYGTSYGGNTSWQAAIAAPPSLGAIAPVQSPIDYVEGWDWLTRDGVLKWGLLLNWTLTAIAESQVRRHSSPDEMSHRLEALAAWTDDPVELFSMTPLVKVGEMLQEVIGPGAESAGKPLSFFRNVVARELPESWRGGIDIARDHSRVRVPAFITASWYDVILDHDLEHYARMRACAATDEAREQTRLLIGPWSHGMFLNVVGQLDYGRRAMGGSLDLGVDLGTLQTEWFKAQLGGSHAAALDGPRVKLFVQGVNRWRDEDDWPLARAKPTNWYLRSDGRLTPEPPRADEGVDTFEFDPNDPCPTLGGDLVKPPAFPPGPLDQAPIMGRRDVLVYTSDVLDRDVEVVGPVAAQLHAATTGVCTDFVVKLCDVHADGRTFNVCDGIVRTTGGDGGWTVDLWAAAIVFRRGHRIRVLVSSSDFPRYERNPNTGEHPWEATVFEPVRQRVYHDAAHASCVVLPVVG; the protein is encoded by the coding sequence GTGGACGTCGCGGTCGAGCGCGACGTCGCAGTCGTCGTGCGCGACGGCACCGTGCTCCGAGCGAACGTCTACCGCCCAGTGAGTAGCGGGTCGTACCCCGCGGTCATCGAGCGCACCCCCTACGGTAAGGACGCGGCGCGGCCCTCGAGCACGATCGACGGGGTGCGCGCCGCGGCCGCCGGACTCGTCGTCGTGGTGCAAGACGTGCGCGGCCAAGGGAGGTCGGACGGCGGCGCGTTCTACATGTTCCGCGACGAGTTCGACGACGGGTACGACACGGTCGAATGGGTTGCAGCACAGCCGTTCTGTAACGGCCGCGTCGGCTGCTACGGCACGTCGTACGGCGGGAACACCTCCTGGCAGGCCGCGATCGCCGCGCCACCCTCGCTCGGCGCGATCGCGCCGGTGCAGTCACCGATCGACTACGTCGAAGGTTGGGACTGGCTCACGCGTGACGGCGTCCTCAAGTGGGGCCTGCTGCTCAACTGGACGCTCACCGCCATCGCCGAGTCGCAGGTGCGCCGCCACAGCTCGCCCGACGAAATGTCACACCGGTTGGAGGCGCTCGCGGCATGGACGGACGACCCCGTCGAGTTGTTCTCGATGACGCCGCTCGTCAAGGTGGGCGAGATGCTGCAAGAGGTAATAGGGCCCGGTGCCGAGAGTGCGGGCAAGCCGTTGTCGTTCTTCCGCAACGTCGTCGCGCGGGAGCTCCCTGAGTCGTGGCGCGGTGGAATCGACATCGCGCGCGACCACTCGCGAGTGCGTGTGCCCGCGTTCATCACCGCGAGTTGGTACGACGTGATCCTCGACCACGATCTCGAGCATTACGCGCGCATGCGTGCGTGCGCCGCGACCGACGAGGCGCGGGAGCAGACCCGCTTGTTGATCGGGCCGTGGTCGCACGGCATGTTCCTCAACGTGGTCGGCCAACTCGACTACGGGCGGCGCGCGATGGGCGGTTCGCTCGACCTCGGCGTCGATCTCGGCACGCTGCAGACCGAGTGGTTCAAGGCGCAGCTCGGCGGATCGCACGCCGCCGCGCTCGACGGTCCACGCGTGAAGCTCTTCGTGCAGGGTGTCAACCGCTGGCGCGACGAGGACGACTGGCCGCTCGCACGCGCGAAGCCGACCAACTGGTACTTGCGGAGCGACGGCCGTCTCACGCCCGAACCGCCGCGCGCCGACGAGGGCGTCGACACCTTCGAGTTCGACCCGAATGATCCGTGCCCGACGCTCGGTGGCGATCTCGTGAAACCGCCGGCGTTCCCGCCCGGTCCACTCGACCAGGCGCCGATCATGGGTCGCCGCGACGTGCTCGTGTACACGTCCGACGTACTCGACCGCGACGTCGAGGTGGTCGGACCGGTCGCCGCGCAGCTCCACGCGGCCACCACCGGGGTGTGCACCGACTTCGTGGTCAAGCTGTGCGACGTGCACGCGGACGGTCGCACGTTCAACGTGTGCGACGGCATCGTGCGCACCACGGGTGGCGACGGCGGGTGGACCGTCGACCTGTGGGCAGCCGCGATCGTCTTCCGGCGCGGGCACCGAATCCGCGTGCTCGTGAGCTCGAGCGACTTCCCGCGCTACGAGCGGAACCCCAATACCGGCGAGCACCCATGGGAGGCCACCGTGTTCGAGCCCGTCCGCCAACGCGTGTACCACGACGCCGCGCACGCGTCCTGTGTCGTGTTGCCGGTGGTCGGTTGA
- a CDS encoding amidohydrolase family protein: protein MTDREYRLISADGHLMDPPDLWTSRAPAKYRDRVPRMEHFEQGDAWIFPGRDTPSPFNWGACAGRAPDQQGLWCRLEDINPGCYDAKARVEALDLDGVDAELLFPNGLDWVVDSPDREFHLSMTRIYNDHLSSFCAYAPDRFGGAALLPAIGVDDAVAEVERLATVPGIAAYLLKRYPHGDSTLTRDEDDKVWAAIQDTGKPVAIHVSLRSAASFNQAPMALPGTVHFYDAPARMLEFIFSGVLDRFPNLQVFLAEIDCGWLPYYAQQCDDNYLRHSKSELRDVHLARLPSEYMKERFPASFITDPYAVENRHAVGIERMLWSSDFPHITSDWPYSWKTVNATFMGVPDHERHAILAGNAQRLFGFGS, encoded by the coding sequence ATGACTGATCGCGAGTACCGGCTGATCTCGGCCGACGGCCACCTCATGGACCCGCCCGACTTGTGGACGTCGCGGGCGCCCGCGAAGTACCGCGATCGGGTGCCCCGGATGGAGCACTTCGAGCAGGGCGACGCCTGGATCTTCCCCGGCCGCGACACGCCGAGCCCGTTCAACTGGGGCGCGTGCGCGGGCCGCGCGCCCGATCAGCAGGGGCTGTGGTGCCGCTTGGAAGACATAAACCCGGGTTGCTACGACGCGAAGGCGCGCGTCGAGGCCCTCGATCTCGACGGTGTCGACGCCGAACTGCTCTTTCCCAATGGGCTCGACTGGGTCGTCGACTCTCCCGACCGCGAGTTCCACCTCTCTATGACGCGCATCTACAACGACCACCTGTCATCGTTCTGCGCGTACGCGCCCGACCGGTTCGGCGGGGCCGCGCTGCTTCCCGCGATCGGTGTCGACGACGCGGTTGCCGAGGTCGAGCGGCTTGCCACGGTGCCGGGCATCGCCGCCTACCTCCTCAAGCGCTACCCGCACGGCGACTCCACGCTCACGCGCGACGAGGACGACAAGGTGTGGGCCGCCATCCAGGACACGGGCAAACCCGTCGCCATCCACGTGAGCCTGCGCAGCGCGGCGTCGTTCAACCAGGCCCCGATGGCGCTGCCGGGCACCGTGCACTTCTACGACGCGCCGGCGCGCATGCTCGAGTTCATCTTCTCGGGCGTGCTCGATCGCTTCCCGAACCTGCAGGTGTTCCTCGCCGAGATCGATTGCGGTTGGCTGCCGTACTACGCACAGCAGTGCGACGACAATTACCTCCGTCACTCGAAGTCGGAGTTGCGCGACGTGCACCTCGCGCGCCTGCCGAGCGAGTACATGAAGGAGCGGTTCCCGGCATCGTTCATCACCGATCCGTACGCGGTCGAGAACCGTCACGCGGTCGGCATCGAGCGGATGCTCTGGTCGAGCGACTTCCCGCACATCACGTCCGACTGGCCCTACTCGTGGAAGACGGTCAACGCCACGTTCATGGGCGTCCCCGACCACGAGCGACACGCGATCCTCGCTGGCAACGCGCAGCGACTGTTCGGCTTCGGCTCGTAG
- the smpB gene encoding SsrA-binding protein SmpB, whose amino-acid sequence MSRRGDQLVSTNRKARHDYLVLDTWECGIVLAGSEVKSMREGHANIRDAYARVEDGEVWLYGMHVPPYAFSRADLDPDRKRKLLAHHKEILAMARGTEEKGHTLVPLRVYFTDGRAKVELALGRGKRAYDKRQALAKRDADREAERALKGVRD is encoded by the coding sequence GTGAGCAGGCGCGGCGATCAACTCGTCTCGACGAACCGTAAGGCCCGACACGACTACCTCGTGCTCGACACGTGGGAGTGCGGGATCGTGCTCGCCGGCTCCGAGGTGAAGTCGATGCGCGAGGGCCACGCCAACATCCGCGACGCGTACGCCCGCGTCGAGGACGGCGAGGTGTGGCTCTACGGCATGCACGTGCCGCCCTACGCGTTCTCGCGTGCCGATCTCGACCCGGACCGCAAGCGCAAGCTGCTCGCGCACCACAAGGAGATCCTGGCGATGGCCCGTGGCACGGAGGAGAAGGGCCACACGCTGGTACCGCTCCGCGTCTACTTCACGGACGGTCGCGCCAAGGTCGAGCTCGCGCTCGGTCGCGGCAAGCGTGCCTACGACAAGCGCCAGGCCCTGGCGAAGCGCGACGCCGACCGTGAAGCCGAACGCGCACTCAAGGGAGTTCGCGACTGA
- a CDS encoding DUF488 domain-containing protein: MANVSKARVPRGGMMFSVGYEGRSLAEFIDTLKFNRVSVLIDVRENAVSRKPGFGKQSLANALEAAGIEYRHEPSLGNPKANRDAFRNGNRAAGKRRYRRCLNNGARGVYDTVVELAMTKRVALLCFERDDTYCHRSCIVEQAQAENPALSVSRL, translated from the coding sequence ATGGCGAACGTGTCGAAAGCCAGAGTGCCGCGAGGCGGGATGATGTTCTCCGTTGGGTACGAGGGCCGCTCGCTTGCAGAGTTCATCGACACGCTGAAGTTCAACCGAGTGAGTGTGCTCATCGACGTTCGCGAAAACGCCGTCAGCAGGAAGCCCGGGTTTGGCAAGCAGAGCCTCGCGAATGCACTCGAAGCAGCAGGAATCGAATACCGGCACGAGCCCTCATTGGGCAACCCGAAGGCCAATCGCGACGCGTTCCGCAACGGCAACCGTGCGGCGGGGAAGCGCCGTTATCGCCGATGCTTGAACAACGGCGCGCGCGGTGTCTACGACACCGTGGTCGAGTTGGCGATGACCAAGCGGGTGGCTCTCCTCTGCTTCGAACGCGACGACACCTACTGTCATCGGAGCTGCATCGTGGAGCAGGCGCAGGCGGAAAACCCGGCCCTCTCGGTATCGCGCCTGTAG
- a CDS encoding M67 family metallopeptidase translates to MSPELGSPTLRLSRAQYEQIVAHCYDGLPDEACGLLAGPLSGDETTGEVTTVYPCENAAHSARIYRVGGKDLMRATLDANRRDEEIIAVWHSHTHSDAYPSRTDVEQAMEAQKLERPWLYPIVSLKDGEPVLRAYWIRDSVITEVPVEVEGVAFPR, encoded by the coding sequence GTGTCGCCCGAGCTCGGCTCACCCACCTTGCGCCTCTCGCGCGCGCAGTACGAGCAGATCGTCGCACACTGTTACGACGGCCTTCCCGACGAGGCGTGCGGCCTGCTCGCCGGGCCTTTGAGTGGTGACGAGACCACCGGCGAGGTCACCACGGTGTACCCGTGCGAGAACGCGGCGCACTCGGCGCGGATCTATAGGGTCGGCGGCAAGGATCTGATGAGGGCGACGCTCGACGCGAACCGGCGCGACGAGGAGATCATCGCGGTGTGGCACTCGCACACCCACTCCGACGCGTACCCGTCGCGCACCGACGTCGAACAGGCGATGGAGGCACAGAAACTCGAGCGGCCGTGGCTCTACCCGATCGTGAGCTTGAAGGACGGCGAGCCGGTGCTGCGCGCCTACTGGATCCGCGACTCCGTCATCACCGAAGTTCCCGTCGAAGTCGAGGGAGTAGCGTTTCCGCGATGA
- a CDS encoding YbhB/YbcL family Raf kinase inhibitor-like protein, with product MRRSSAVASILIIAMTIAAPASAATARPKFVLTSTAFGDGGTIPIEYTCRSTGTTPQLAWKRVPSGTKELGLIMEDPDAPSGTFVHWVVAGIKPKPPSIAADADPVGAFVGVNSVGRPGWQPPCPPPGPAHHYVFTLYAVGKKVTLPPGATAATLRTAMKGKILAKAKLVGLFGT from the coding sequence ATGCGGCGGAGCTCCGCGGTCGCATCGATCCTGATCATTGCGATGACGATCGCGGCCCCAGCGTCGGCGGCGACCGCGAGGCCGAAGTTCGTGCTGACGAGCACCGCGTTCGGAGACGGCGGCACGATCCCGATCGAGTACACGTGTAGGAGCACGGGCACAACGCCGCAGCTTGCGTGGAAGCGCGTGCCCTCTGGCACGAAGGAGCTCGGCCTGATCATGGAGGACCCCGATGCGCCGAGCGGCACGTTCGTGCACTGGGTCGTGGCGGGGATCAAGCCGAAGCCGCCGTCGATCGCAGCCGACGCCGACCCCGTCGGAGCATTCGTCGGTGTGAACAGTGTTGGTCGCCCCGGTTGGCAGCCGCCGTGCCCGCCGCCCGGCCCTGCGCACCACTACGTGTTCACGCTGTACGCGGTCGGAAAGAAGGTGACGCTGCCACCAGGGGCGACCGCGGCGACGCTGCGCACCGCGATGAAGGGCAAGATTCTCGCAAAGGCGAAACTCGTCGGTTTGTTCGGCACCTGA